The Actinomyces faecalis genome includes the window AGCTCGGCCACCCGCTCGGCGGGACGGACGTTGAAGCCGATGATGACGGCGGAGTCGACCGTGGCCAGGTTGACGTCGTTCTGCGTGATGGCACCCACGCCACGGTGGATGATGCGCAGGGCGACCTCCTCGCCCACGTCGATCTTGAGCAGCGAGTCCTCCAGGGCCTCGACCGCACCCGAGGAGTCTCCCTTGAGGATGAGGTTGAGGGTGTCGACCTTACCCTCCTTGAGGACGTCGGTGAGGTTCTCCAGAGACACACGCTTGCGGCGCTTGGCCAGGAGCGCGGCGCGCTCAGCGGCCTCACGCTTGTCCGCGATCTGACGTGCGGTCCGGTCGTCGGGCGCGACGATGAAGGAGTCACCGGCGCTAGGCACGTTGGTCAGGCCCAGGACCAGCGCGGGGCTGCCGGGGCCGACCTTCTCCAGGGCGTCGCCATGCTCGTTGAACATGGCACGCACGCGACCGTAGGCGCTGCCGGCCACGATGGGATCACCCACGTGCAGGGTGCCGCGCTCGACCAGGATGGTCGAGACCGCGCCACGGCCCTTGTCCAGCTTGGCCTCGATCGTGACGCCTCGGGCGTCGGAGTCGGGGTTGGCCCGCAGGTCCAGCGCAGCGTCAGCCGTCAGCAGCACGGCCTCAAGCAGCTCGTCGATGTGCAGGCGCTGCTTGGCCGAGATGTCGACGAACATCGTGTCGCCGCCGTACTCCTCGGGCACGAGACCGTACTCGGTGAGCTGACCACGGATCTTGTCCGGGTTGGCGCCCTCCCTGTCGATCTTGTTGACCGCGACCACGATCGGCACACCGGCCGCCTGGGCGTGGTTGAGCGCCTCGACCGTCTGGGGCATGACGCCGTCATCGGCAGCGACCACGAGGATGGCGATGTCGGTGACCTCGGCACCACGGGCACGCATAGCCGTGAAGGCCTCGTGACCGGGGGTGTCGATGAAGGTGATCCGACGGTCCTCGTCGTTCAGGTGCACGCGCACCTGGTAGGCACCGATGGACTGCGTGATACCGCCGGCCTCTCCGGCCACGACGTCCGTGGACCGGATGGCGTCCAGCAGCTTGGTCTTACCGTGGTCGACGTGGCCCATGACCGTGACCACCGGGGGCCGCGGAAGCAGGTCGGCGTCGTCGAGCTCGGCCTCCTCAGCCTGCAGGTCGATGTCGAAGGACTCCAGGAGCTCGCGCTCCTCGTCCTCGGGCGAGACGATCTTGACGTCGTAGCCGAGCTCGGCACCCAGCAGGGCGAAGGTGTCCTCGTCCACGGACTGGGTGGCCGTCACCATCTCTCCCAGGTGGAACAGGACCGTCACCAGGGCCGCGGGGTTGGCGTTGATCTTCTCCGCCAGGTCCGTCAGGGTCGCGCCCTGACGCACCCGGACAGGCGTGGAGCCGTCACCGCGGGGAACGATCACGCCGCCGATCGACGGCGCGCCCTGCTGCTCGAACTCCTGCCTCTTGGCGCGCTTGGACTTGCGTCCGCGCTGGCTGGAGCCACCGCGCCCGAAGGCTCCCTGCGTGGAGCCACGGCCACCGCGGCCTCCGCGAGGACCGCCACCGAAGCCGCCGCCGGGACGGCCTGTGCCACCACCGGCGCCACCGCGACCGCCGCCGCCCGAGCGTCCACCACGGCCGCCCTGGCCCCCGCGAGCCGCGCCGGGGCGGGCGACCGAGGAGTGGCCGGGCATCATGCCGGGGTTGGGACGAGGACCACCGCCGGGGCGGGGACCGGGACGCGCTCCGCCCTGGGGACGAGGACCGCCGTTGCCAGCCGTCTGCGGGCGCGGGCCGCCGTGGCTGCCACCGGGGCGAGGTCCGGGACGTGGACCGCCCTGGGAACGAGGACCACCGGAGCCGCCCGGACGGGGCATGCCCTGGGAGGAGGCGAAGGGATTGTTGCCTGGGCGCGGCGCGCCCTGACCTCGCGAGGCTCCCTGGCCGCGTGAGGACCCCTGGCGCTCACCGCGCTCAGAGCGCTGGCCACCACGCCCGCCGGGGCGGGGCATGCCCTGGGAGGAGGCGAAGGGATTGTTTCCTGGGCGCGGCGCACCCGGGCGCGGGCCCGGAGTCGGCGCACCCGGGCGCGGGCCCGGGGTCGGCGCCGCCGGGCGCGGGCCCGGGGTCGGCACGTGGTCACCGCGGCTGGCAGGCTCGCTAGGAGCCTGGAAGGCCGGGGCGGAGGGCCTGGCGGCCGGCTTGGGAGCCGCCGGCGCAGAGGCTGCCGGGCTCGAGGCCTGCTCAGAGGGGGTCTGAGCAGGGCCAGGCCTGGCCGCGCCCTGCTCGGCAGAGGTGCTGGGCGCCGGCTTGCCGGGGGCAGCAGGCTTCGGGGCACCCTGGCGCGGGGCAGGCTTGGCTGCCGGGGACTTGGGTGCGGAGGATCCGGAGTCCTTGCCCGCCAGGGAGGCGGACTGCTCGGCAAAGTGCTCGCGGACCCGGCGAGCGACGGGGGGCTCAACCGCCGAGGAGGCCGCCTTGACGAACTCTCCCTGGTCCTTGAGCCAGGCCAGGATCACCTTGGAGGTGATCTTCTTGCCAGTGGGGTCGAGCTCCTTCGCGAGCTCGTGAACGCGTGGTTTAGCCACTTTTCTCCTGTCCGGTTGCCCACCCCGGATCAGGGTGGGCGTCAGTTGAGGCAGCTCATCGCTGGGTACTCATCGGGTGCCCATCGGCTTCCTACCCGCCTTCTTCATCGGTCGTTGTCGCGGCGCACGTCCGGTGCGTCGCTCGCGCGCCCTGTCTCGCCGTCCTGGCTGACCCAGGAGGCGATCCACTCACGCACGGGAGCCGCATCCAGCGGCTCACTGGTGCGCAGCGCGCGCCCGAGGGCTCGTCTGCGCTCGGCCAGCTCCAGGCACGCGGGGTCCAGGTGGATCCACGCTCCTCGCCCTGGCATAGCCGCCCGGGCGTCGACGCGGAGCTCGCCGTCGTCGATCACCAGGCGCAGCATCTGCGCCCGGGGTCCCTGAGCACGACAACCGACACAGGTCCGTTCAGGCACGTGTGAGAGGTGCTTCACCGTCTCGCCGCGTCCTTCCCGTCGTGTCAGTGGCCCGGGACCA containing:
- the infB gene encoding translation initiation factor IF-2 encodes the protein MAKPRVHELAKELDPTGKKITSKVILAWLKDQGEFVKAASSAVEPPVARRVREHFAEQSASLAGKDSGSSAPKSPAAKPAPRQGAPKPAAPGKPAPSTSAEQGAARPGPAQTPSEQASSPAASAPAAPKPAARPSAPAFQAPSEPASRGDHVPTPGPRPAAPTPGPRPGAPTPGPRPGAPRPGNNPFASSQGMPRPGGRGGQRSERGERQGSSRGQGASRGQGAPRPGNNPFASSQGMPRPGGSGGPRSQGGPRPGPRPGGSHGGPRPQTAGNGGPRPQGGARPGPRPGGGPRPNPGMMPGHSSVARPGAARGGQGGRGGRSGGGGRGGAGGGTGRPGGGFGGGPRGGRGGRGSTQGAFGRGGSSQRGRKSKRAKRQEFEQQGAPSIGGVIVPRGDGSTPVRVRQGATLTDLAEKINANPAALVTVLFHLGEMVTATQSVDEDTFALLGAELGYDVKIVSPEDEERELLESFDIDLQAEEAELDDADLLPRPPVVTVMGHVDHGKTKLLDAIRSTDVVAGEAGGITQSIGAYQVRVHLNDEDRRITFIDTPGHEAFTAMRARGAEVTDIAILVVAADDGVMPQTVEALNHAQAAGVPIVVAVNKIDREGANPDKIRGQLTEYGLVPEEYGGDTMFVDISAKQRLHIDELLEAVLLTADAALDLRANPDSDARGVTIEAKLDKGRGAVSTILVERGTLHVGDPIVAGSAYGRVRAMFNEHGDALEKVGPGSPALVLGLTNVPSAGDSFIVAPDDRTARQIADKREAAERAALLAKRRKRVSLENLTDVLKEGKVDTLNLILKGDSSGAVEALEDSLLKIDVGEEVALRIIHRGVGAITQNDVNLATVDSAVIIGFNVRPAERVAELADREGVDMKFYSVIYSAIEDVEAAMKGMLKPVYEEVELGTAEIRQVFHSSKFGSIAGSIVRSGIIKRGTKARLVRDGVVVDGNLSIESLRREKDDVTEVREGYECGINLGFKDIAEGDVIETWEMREKPRD
- a CDS encoding YlxR family protein, whose protein sequence is MKHLSHVPERTCVGCRAQGPRAQMLRLVIDDGELRVDARAAMPGRGAWIHLDPACLELAERRRALGRALRTSEPLDAAPVREWIASWVSQDGETGRASDAPDVRRDNDR